In one window of Agromyces badenianii DNA:
- a CDS encoding DUF445 domain-containing protein yields MTTIDERRAVPTDAERLVALRRMKRVAAGLLLVAAVVFAVSFALQDEVPWLGYVRAAAEGAMVGAIADWFAVTALFRYPLGIRIPHTAIIPNRKDEIGASLGAFVENEFLSDEVVLGKLRSIGIARRLGGWLATPANAERLTAEASVAARGVLTLLGDDDVEDVIERLARRHLFEPEWAPAIGRVGARLVAADQQRAAVDVVLEKTEAWLEAHPEAFGSMISDRLPRWLPGFVDRLVDDRASREVLGLVRAVRTDDGHPLRVAIDRYLAELADALQHDPAMIARVETLKVELLESPRVREFAGEVWASVKSTLDTALADPTSELRAGLSSAVVEVGARLVADEGLAAKVDTWMTDAAAYVVRSYRHEIAGVITETVERWDPRETTEKLELQVGRDLQFIRINGTVVGALAGLAIFTIATALHTLV; encoded by the coding sequence ATGACGACGATCGATGAACGCCGGGCCGTGCCGACCGATGCCGAGCGACTCGTGGCGCTCCGACGCATGAAACGGGTCGCGGCCGGGTTGCTGCTCGTCGCCGCTGTCGTGTTCGCGGTGTCGTTCGCACTGCAGGACGAGGTGCCGTGGCTCGGCTACGTGCGCGCGGCGGCCGAGGGCGCGATGGTCGGCGCGATCGCGGACTGGTTCGCGGTGACGGCGCTGTTCCGGTACCCGCTCGGCATCCGGATTCCGCACACCGCGATCATTCCGAACCGCAAGGACGAGATCGGCGCGAGCCTCGGCGCCTTCGTCGAGAACGAGTTCCTCTCCGACGAGGTCGTGCTCGGCAAGCTCCGCTCGATCGGCATCGCCCGCCGGCTCGGCGGCTGGCTCGCGACGCCCGCGAACGCCGAGCGGCTCACCGCCGAGGCATCCGTCGCCGCACGAGGCGTGCTCACCCTGCTCGGCGACGACGACGTCGAAGACGTCATCGAGCGGCTCGCCCGTCGCCATCTCTTCGAGCCCGAGTGGGCGCCCGCGATCGGCCGGGTCGGCGCCCGGCTCGTGGCGGCCGACCAGCAGCGCGCCGCCGTCGACGTGGTGCTCGAGAAGACCGAGGCCTGGCTCGAGGCGCACCCCGAGGCGTTCGGCAGCATGATCTCCGACCGGCTGCCGCGCTGGCTGCCGGGCTTCGTCGACCGCCTCGTCGACGACCGGGCCTCACGCGAGGTGCTCGGGCTCGTGCGGGCGGTGCGCACCGATGACGGGCATCCGCTGCGTGTCGCGATCGACCGCTACCTCGCAGAGCTCGCCGACGCCCTGCAGCACGACCCGGCCATGATCGCGCGCGTCGAGACGCTCAAGGTCGAGCTGCTCGAGAGCCCCCGGGTGCGCGAGTTCGCGGGCGAGGTGTGGGCCTCGGTGAAGTCGACGCTCGACACGGCCCTCGCCGACCCGACGAGCGAGCTCCGTGCCGGGCTCAGCTCGGCGGTCGTCGAGGTCGGTGCGCGGCTCGTCGCCGACGAGGGCCTCGCCGCGAAGGTCGACACCTGGATGACGGATGCCGCGGCCTACGTCGTGCGCAGCTACCGCCACGAGATCGCCGGCGTCATCACCGAGACCGTCGAACGCTGGGACCCGCGGGAGACGACCGAGAAGCTCGAACTGCAGGTCGGCCGCGACCTGCAGTTCATCCGCATCAACGGCACCGTCGTCGGCGCGCTCGCCGGGCTCGCCATCTTCACGATCGCCACGGCGCTGCACACTCTCGTCTGA
- the pheA gene encoding prephenate dehydratase codes for MTDAAATPPEETYSYLGPAGTFTEAALKQVPAASGKHWRAVNNVGEALADVTSGRSTAAMIAIENSVDGGVSATQDALATVPGLRIVGEYLVPVNFVLVARPGTALADVRVVNAHPVAYAQSRGWLERELPDHGHIPATSNVAAAASLFEGSPADAAVAPPGITDHLDVDVLARDIGDNPRAVTRFVLVSRSRELPEPTGADKTSLIVELPDDEPGALLAMLEQFSTRGVNLSLIQSRPIGDALGRYRFVVDIDGHAADERVADALLGLRRTSPNVIFLGSYPRADQREVAYHSKYDDGIFIEARDWLRGLLSGEPE; via the coding sequence ATGACGGATGCCGCAGCCACCCCGCCCGAGGAGACCTACTCCTACCTGGGGCCGGCCGGCACCTTCACCGAGGCCGCGCTCAAGCAGGTGCCCGCGGCATCCGGCAAGCACTGGCGGGCGGTGAACAACGTCGGCGAAGCGCTCGCGGATGTCACGAGCGGCCGTTCGACCGCCGCGATGATCGCGATCGAGAACTCAGTCGACGGCGGCGTCTCTGCCACGCAGGATGCGCTGGCCACCGTGCCGGGGCTCCGCATCGTCGGCGAGTACCTCGTGCCCGTGAACTTCGTGCTCGTCGCGAGGCCCGGCACCGCGCTCGCCGACGTGCGGGTCGTCAACGCGCACCCCGTCGCGTACGCGCAGTCGCGGGGCTGGCTCGAGCGCGAGCTGCCCGATCACGGTCACATCCCGGCGACGAGCAACGTGGCCGCCGCGGCATCCCTCTTCGAAGGCAGCCCGGCCGACGCAGCCGTGGCGCCGCCCGGCATCACCGACCATCTCGACGTCGACGTGCTCGCCCGCGACATCGGCGACAACCCCCGCGCCGTCACCCGCTTCGTGCTCGTGAGCCGCTCGCGCGAGCTGCCCGAGCCGACCGGAGCCGACAAGACGAGCCTCATCGTCGAGCTGCCCGACGATGAACCGGGTGCGCTGCTCGCGATGCTCGAGCAGTTCTCGACCCGCGGCGTGAACCTCTCGCTCATCCAGTCGCGACCGATCGGCGACGCCCTCGGCCGCTACCGCTTCGTCGTCGACATCGACGGGCACGCCGCCGACGAGCGGGTCGCCGACGCGCTGCTCGGCCTGCGCCGAACGAGCCCCAACGTGATCTTCCTCGGCTCGTATCCGCGCGCCGATCAGCGGGAGGTCGCGTACCACTCGAAGTACGATGACGGCATCTTCATCGAGGCCCGCGACTGGCTGCGCGGCCTGCTGAGCGGCGAACCCGAGTGA
- a CDS encoding diacylglycerol/lipid kinase family protein, giving the protein MTAEDQRAMDAAGRRPRAAVIFNPTKQGVEALRAAIGAAEERQHFAPSLWIETTEDDPGKGMAREALDAGVDIVIAAGGDGTVRSVAGALRGTGVPLGLVPIGTGNLFARNLDIPVNDQADAVVLAFAGLDRAVDVIVADITRPDGSDETHVSLVMSGIGVDAAMISNTNADLKKRVGWLAYVDAGIRALPASKPYRVLRRVDTGRQHRSKVASILVANLGYLPGNIELIPDAEIDDGRLDVVVLQPRNAFGWLLIWRKVAWENRVLRKSALGRQFLDLTGGNKRTEILYLRGRSVELEIEGAAEEFEIDGDEFGLVVSARFRVDPAALIVRVPR; this is encoded by the coding sequence ATGACGGCAGAAGATCAGCGGGCGATGGATGCTGCGGGCCGGCGTCCGCGCGCGGCCGTGATCTTCAATCCGACCAAGCAGGGCGTCGAGGCGCTGCGCGCCGCCATCGGGGCGGCCGAGGAGCGACAGCACTTCGCCCCGTCCCTCTGGATCGAGACCACGGAAGACGACCCGGGCAAGGGCATGGCCCGCGAGGCGCTCGATGCGGGCGTCGATATCGTGATCGCGGCGGGGGGCGACGGCACCGTGCGTTCGGTCGCGGGAGCGCTGCGTGGAACCGGGGTGCCGCTCGGACTCGTGCCCATCGGCACCGGAAACCTCTTCGCCCGCAATCTCGACATCCCAGTGAACGACCAGGCCGATGCGGTCGTGCTCGCCTTCGCCGGCCTCGATCGCGCCGTCGACGTCATCGTCGCCGATATCACGCGGCCCGACGGCTCCGACGAGACGCATGTGTCACTCGTGATGAGCGGCATCGGCGTCGATGCCGCGATGATCTCGAACACGAACGCCGACCTGAAGAAGCGCGTCGGCTGGCTCGCCTACGTCGATGCCGGCATTCGCGCGCTGCCCGCGTCGAAGCCGTACCGGGTTCTGCGCCGCGTCGACACCGGCCGCCAGCACCGCTCGAAGGTGGCGAGCATCCTCGTCGCGAATCTCGGCTACCTGCCGGGCAACATCGAGCTCATCCCCGATGCCGAGATCGACGACGGGCGGCTCGATGTGGTCGTGCTGCAACCGCGCAACGCGTTCGGCTGGCTGCTCATCTGGCGCAAGGTCGCCTGGGAGAACCGGGTGCTGCGCAAGTCTGCACTCGGGCGGCAGTTCCTCGACCTCACGGGCGGCAACAAGCGCACCGAGATCCTCTACCTGCGCGGGCGGTCGGTCGAGCTCGAGATCGAGGGTGCGGCGGAGGAGTTCGAGATCGACGGCGACGAGTTCGGGCTCGTGGTGTCGGCCCGCTTCAGGGTCGATCCGGCCGCGCTGATCGTGCGCGTGCCGCGCTGA
- the serS gene encoding serine--tRNA ligase, giving the protein MIDPVLLRENPDLIKRSQELRGESVALVDSAVDADAARRTAITVFEALRAEQNAFGKQVAQAPKDAKAALVAEAQELAARVKAANQAVSDAEAEFTLAVQRLGNIVIDGVPAGGEDDFVVLREVGEIPAFDFEPRDHLEIGELLDAIDMQRGAKVSGARFHYLKGIGARLELALMNMGLDRAIAADFTPLITPTLVRPEIMQGTGFLGAHSDEVYYLPEQELYLTGTSEVALAGYHADEIIDVSKGPIRYAGWSTCYRSEAGSHGKDTRGIIRVHQFNKLEMFTYIDPADAEAEHERLLGWQEGMLQDLGLSYRVIDTAAGDLGSSAARKYDVEAWVPTQQAYRELTSTSNCTTFQARRLDIRHRTETGKTAPVATLNGTLATTRWLVAILETHQQADGSVVVPEALRGYLGGLEVLEPIA; this is encoded by the coding sequence GTGATCGACCCCGTGCTGCTCCGCGAGAACCCAGACCTGATCAAGCGTTCGCAAGAGCTCCGCGGCGAGTCCGTGGCGCTGGTCGACTCGGCCGTCGACGCCGACGCTGCGCGGCGCACGGCGATCACGGTGTTCGAAGCGCTTCGCGCCGAGCAGAACGCCTTCGGCAAGCAGGTCGCGCAGGCGCCGAAAGACGCCAAGGCCGCGCTCGTCGCCGAGGCGCAAGAACTCGCCGCTCGGGTGAAGGCGGCGAACCAGGCCGTGAGCGACGCCGAGGCCGAGTTCACGCTCGCCGTGCAGCGACTCGGCAACATCGTCATCGACGGCGTGCCGGCCGGCGGTGAAGACGACTTCGTCGTGCTGCGCGAGGTCGGCGAGATCCCCGCCTTCGACTTCGAGCCGCGCGACCACCTCGAGATCGGCGAGCTGCTCGACGCCATCGACATGCAGCGCGGCGCGAAGGTCTCGGGCGCCCGGTTCCACTACCTCAAGGGCATCGGCGCCCGCCTCGAGCTCGCGCTCATGAACATGGGCCTCGACCGGGCGATCGCGGCGGACTTCACGCCGCTCATCACGCCGACGCTCGTGCGGCCCGAGATCATGCAGGGCACCGGATTCCTCGGCGCGCACTCCGACGAGGTCTACTACCTGCCCGAGCAGGAGCTCTACCTCACGGGCACGAGCGAGGTCGCGCTCGCCGGCTACCACGCCGACGAGATCATCGACGTGTCCAAGGGGCCCATCCGCTACGCGGGCTGGTCGACCTGCTATCGCAGCGAGGCGGGCAGCCACGGCAAAGACACCCGGGGCATCATCCGGGTGCACCAGTTCAACAAGCTCGAGATGTTCACCTACATCGACCCGGCCGACGCCGAGGCCGAGCACGAGCGCCTGCTCGGCTGGCAGGAGGGCATGCTGCAAGACCTCGGCCTCTCGTACCGCGTGATCGACACGGCCGCGGGCGACCTCGGCTCGAGCGCCGCGCGCAAGTACGACGTCGAGGCGTGGGTGCCCACCCAGCAGGCGTACCGCGAACTCACGTCCACCTCGAACTGCACGACGTTCCAGGCCCGTCGCCTCGACATCCGCCACCGCACCGAGACCGGCAAGACCGCGCCCGTCGCAACGCTCAACGGCACGCTCGCGACGACCCGCTGGCTCGTCGCGATCCTCGAGACGCACCAGCAGGCCGACGGCTCGGTCGTCGTGCCCGAGGCCCTGCGCGGGTACCTCGGCGGCCTCGAGGTGCTCGAGCCGATCGCATGA
- a CDS encoding HAD family hydrolase, whose amino-acid sequence MPRADADVEAVEPWFVALDVDGTIMHEDGSIDQVVVDAVAAARDRGHVVTLATGRSWATTAPVLEQLDLRPEYVVCANGAITMQRDDAAADGYTRRHVETFDPTPVLERIRAFLPAGKFMVELPDGYRLYTEGMSEWNLDNAREVLFEELLDQRATRVVVTSLEHGLDEFFEIVDRMGLHHVSYAIGWTAWLDIAPDGVNKATALERVRGWLELPIDRVLAAGDGRNDLEMFAWAGAAGRAVAMGQAPVEVREAAGEVGGSIDDAGLAAVLDSLP is encoded by the coding sequence ATGCCCCGGGCCGACGCCGACGTCGAAGCCGTCGAGCCGTGGTTCGTCGCCCTCGACGTCGACGGCACGATCATGCACGAAGACGGATCGATCGACCAGGTCGTCGTCGACGCGGTCGCCGCCGCGCGTGACCGCGGCCACGTCGTGACGCTCGCCACCGGGCGCTCGTGGGCGACGACGGCGCCCGTGCTCGAGCAGCTCGACCTCCGCCCCGAGTACGTCGTGTGCGCGAACGGCGCCATCACGATGCAGCGCGACGACGCAGCAGCCGACGGCTACACCAGACGTCATGTCGAGACGTTCGACCCGACGCCGGTGCTCGAACGCATCCGCGCCTTCCTGCCGGCCGGCAAGTTCATGGTCGAACTGCCCGACGGGTACCGCCTGTACACCGAGGGCATGTCCGAGTGGAACCTCGACAACGCCCGCGAGGTGCTCTTCGAAGAGCTGCTCGACCAGCGTGCGACCCGCGTCGTCGTGACGAGCCTCGAGCACGGGCTCGACGAGTTCTTCGAGATCGTCGACCGCATGGGCCTGCACCACGTGAGCTACGCCATCGGCTGGACGGCATGGCTCGACATCGCCCCCGACGGCGTCAACAAGGCGACCGCGCTCGAGCGTGTGCGCGGATGGCTCGAACTGCCGATCGACCGGGTTCTCGCCGCCGGCGACGGGCGCAACGACCTCGAGATGTTCGCCTGGGCGGGTGCGGCCGGCCGTGCCGTCGCGATGGGGCAGGCGCCAGTCGAGGTACGCGAGGCCGCGGGCGAAGTCGGCGGCTCGATCGACGACGCGGGGCTCGCGGCGGTGCTCGACTCGCTGCCGTGA
- a CDS encoding LCP family protein has protein sequence MSDPGEQHEGTAQTPAPRHGRMPRRGAASTYLKLAASVVAVLAVSTAGVAAFAAIDLWNSFKPPLELENEAILDDVPDIGAMDGGLSFVLVGSDKRPASGAFGDPEEESGELNDVTMLLHISQDHSHVEVVSFPRDLIVSVPECPDPADPEGEPLSAMSGVKLNSVLSHGGFNCVASTIEALTGVTIQAGGIVEFDGVAALSTAVGGVEVCLAERIDDDYSGLHLDAGTHSISGYDALAFLRSRHGVGDGSDLGRISNQQIFLASLMRTVKSGGTLQDPVKLYSIAKAVTSNMQLTSEVQDPARLVSIARALQDIDLSKVAFIQYPTGYNDDKTAVLPSEAAALVNAALQADRPVQLDPTANENTEFGTVADPAAPPPAEPVPADPADPPATSAPVESLPPDVPGQDGDDVRCSTANAG, from the coding sequence GTGAGCGATCCGGGCGAGCAGCACGAAGGCACGGCGCAGACGCCGGCGCCGAGGCACGGGCGGATGCCGAGGCGCGGTGCCGCCTCGACGTACCTGAAGCTCGCGGCATCCGTCGTCGCCGTGCTCGCGGTGAGCACCGCGGGGGTCGCCGCCTTCGCGGCGATCGATCTCTGGAACTCGTTCAAGCCCCCGCTCGAACTCGAGAACGAGGCGATCCTCGACGACGTTCCAGACATCGGAGCGATGGACGGCGGACTGAGCTTCGTGCTCGTCGGCAGCGACAAGCGGCCGGCGAGCGGTGCGTTCGGCGACCCCGAAGAGGAGTCCGGCGAGCTCAACGACGTCACGATGCTGCTGCACATCTCGCAGGATCACTCGCACGTGGAGGTCGTGAGCTTTCCCCGCGACCTGATCGTGTCGGTGCCCGAATGTCCCGACCCCGCAGACCCCGAGGGCGAGCCGCTCTCGGCGATGTCGGGAGTGAAGCTCAACTCCGTGCTCTCCCACGGCGGGTTCAACTGCGTCGCCTCGACGATCGAAGCGCTGACCGGCGTCACGATCCAAGCCGGCGGCATCGTCGAGTTCGACGGCGTGGCCGCGCTCTCGACGGCGGTCGGCGGCGTCGAGGTGTGTCTCGCCGAACGCATCGACGACGACTACTCCGGCCTCCACCTCGATGCCGGCACGCACAGCATCTCGGGCTACGACGCGCTCGCCTTCCTCCGCTCCCGCCACGGCGTCGGCGACGGCAGCGACCTCGGGCGCATCTCGAACCAGCAGATCTTCCTCGCTTCGCTCATGCGCACCGTGAAGTCCGGTGGCACGCTGCAGGACCCGGTGAAGCTCTACTCGATCGCGAAGGCGGTGACCTCGAACATGCAGCTGACGTCTGAGGTGCAGGACCCGGCGCGGCTCGTCTCGATCGCCAGGGCGCTGCAGGACATCGATCTGTCGAAGGTCGCATTCATCCAGTACCCGACGGGGTACAACGACGACAAGACGGCCGTGCTGCCCTCCGAGGCTGCGGCGCTCGTCAACGCGGCGCTGCAGGCCGACCGGCCCGTGCAGCTCGATCCGACGGCGAACGAGAACACCGAGTTCGGCACTGTCGCCGACCCCGCAGCTCCGCCGCCGGCCGAACCGGTGCCCGCTGACCCTGCTGACCCCCCTGCCACCTCGGCGCCGGTGGAGTCTCTCCCCCCGGACGTGCCCGGCCAAGACGGCGACGACGTTCGCTGTTCAACGGCGAACGCCGGCTGA
- a CDS encoding LCP family protein: MKVTASVAAVALVSGSAVAAYAAWDLAQSVQPTITLGNEDVLDGVPDVGAMEGGVNILVVGSDSRQGQGMAFGDPDEETAVLNDVTMLLHISEDHSNASVVSFPRDMLVDVPECDDPDDPEEPFSELYGVKINSVLSHGGLGCVVKTVENQLGVTIPFAGVVQFMGVAGLSEAVGGVDVCVAEPIEDEYTGTFLPAGTHNLSGVAALQFLRTRHGVGDGSDLARISNQQVFLSSLARTLQSNGTLGDPVKLYSIAKAALANMQLSDSLMDPTRMISIAKALKDTDLNKIAFIQYPTAYVDGGGAVAPTSSAEYVNTALQNDLPVTFDAAAQESAFASAGDPNAIAPPAEVPAEAVPVEGEAEAPADPAAPAPAATVEALPSDVAGQTAAETRCSAGRTLDDQ, encoded by the coding sequence GTGAAAGTCACCGCCTCCGTCGCCGCTGTCGCCCTCGTCTCGGGCTCGGCCGTCGCGGCGTATGCCGCGTGGGACCTCGCGCAGAGCGTGCAGCCGACCATCACCCTCGGCAACGAAGACGTGCTCGACGGCGTGCCCGACGTGGGCGCGATGGAGGGCGGCGTCAACATCCTCGTCGTCGGCAGCGACAGCCGTCAGGGTCAGGGCATGGCCTTCGGCGATCCCGACGAAGAGACCGCCGTGCTCAACGACGTCACCATGCTGCTGCACATCTCCGAAGATCACTCCAACGCATCAGTCGTGAGCTTTCCGCGCGACATGCTCGTCGACGTGCCCGAATGCGACGACCCCGACGACCCCGAAGAGCCGTTCTCCGAGCTGTATGGCGTGAAGATCAACTCGGTGCTCTCGCACGGCGGTCTCGGCTGCGTCGTCAAGACGGTCGAGAACCAGCTGGGTGTCACGATCCCCTTCGCCGGGGTCGTGCAGTTCATGGGTGTCGCGGGTCTCTCCGAAGCGGTCGGCGGCGTCGATGTCTGCGTGGCGGAGCCGATCGAAGACGAGTACACCGGCACCTTCCTCCCGGCCGGCACCCACAACCTCTCGGGCGTGGCCGCGCTCCAGTTCCTCCGCACCCGTCACGGCGTCGGCGACGGCAGCGACCTGGCCCGCATCTCGAACCAGCAGGTCTTCCTCTCCTCGCTCGCGCGAACCCTGCAGTCGAACGGCACGCTCGGCGATCCGGTGAAGCTCTACTCCATCGCCAAGGCCGCGCTCGCGAACATGCAGCTCTCCGACAGCCTCATGGACCCGACCCGCATGATCTCGATCGCGAAGGCCCTGAAAGACACCGACCTCAACAAGATCGCGTTCATCCAGTACCCGACCGCCTATGTCGACGGCGGCGGCGCGGTCGCGCCCACGAGTTCGGCGGAGTACGTGAACACCGCGCTGCAGAACGACCTGCCGGTGACCTTCGACGCAGCAGCGCAGGAGTCGGCGTTCGCGTCGGCCGGAGACCCCAACGCGATCGCTCCGCCGGCGGAGGTGCCCGCCGAAGCGGTGCCCGTCGAGGGTGAAGCCGAGGCGCCGGCCGATCCTGCCGCTCCCGCTCCCGCAGCCACCGTCGAGGCGCTGCCGAGCGACGTCGCGGGCCAGACCGCGGCCGAGACTCGGTGCTCCGCAGGCCGTACGCTCGACGACCAGTAG
- a CDS encoding PadR family transcriptional regulator: protein MEPIQRVTPPTLDVLVALVESASPMWGLQIIKDSGRNPGTVYPILERLESLGWLTSDWPAEPERSGPRRHYYELTAEGRKAAVKLLLERAGSRVRSSDRGAVLGGAQA, encoded by the coding sequence ATGGAGCCGATCCAACGCGTGACACCGCCGACCCTCGATGTGCTCGTTGCACTCGTGGAATCGGCGTCACCGATGTGGGGTCTTCAGATCATCAAGGACTCCGGGAGGAACCCGGGGACCGTATACCCGATCCTCGAGCGACTCGAGAGCCTTGGTTGGTTGACGTCGGACTGGCCGGCGGAGCCTGAGCGCAGCGGTCCGCGCCGTCACTACTACGAGTTGACGGCCGAGGGCAGGAAGGCGGCGGTCAAGCTGCTGTTGGAACGTGCCGGAAGCCGAGTGCGGAGCTCGGACCGGGGCGCGGTGTTGGGCGGCGCGCAGGCATGA